Proteins from one Desulfobacterales bacterium genomic window:
- a CDS encoding sulfite exporter TauE/SafE family protein produces the protein MLFFPPLPGAAAMEATLSGRDIVAGDPVTVTGSIEPGRELYVVVCTEQTFKAADSPGITEKKKLAALFQDTTIPPVYYVLSSDPQTLALPQSVEKGQEEGLFAFPPFRYTVGVNKIKKWAEIDPGVKTMLGPVTTGEQWKFLTYAHETRFGINTITKEKQAGGGNARMVLADFSRQPEPWNRGVTVSLDKKSGAFSITMTPYGNLAPGTEMAVYVNGERAGGFVIKPSGFYFSIANTYVNPLVVVLGSFLIGVLFVIMGAAGGLFTAAFQITILGTMGPLGVNAANTIKPTNLFLTLLSPVTGLGNYFREKRFAWPLGLFFAAGIVVGAFWLGPEYSAKYLPMKAYKFYLGIVCLIIGIKLFWESLPSAIARKKQTKAIVERFNRAMKKARQEGTAIQIGRVEFEKFSLTRFDMKFWGETFVARPLLMLVSGVFMGMIASSFGVGGGFMFMPFMASVLGYPMYLAVPIALAGTFATSLGGISRYTMMGYSPDWLMAACIAVGAIGGGMVGPKIQKRLPEVFLKRMLALALIIVFMKYTGALPFLR, from the coding sequence ATGTTGTTTTTCCCCCCGCTGCCCGGGGCAGCGGCAATGGAGGCCACCTTGTCCGGCCGGGATATCGTGGCCGGCGATCCGGTTACCGTAACCGGTTCAATCGAACCGGGCCGGGAGCTTTACGTGGTTGTCTGTACGGAACAGACGTTCAAGGCCGCAGACTCGCCGGGTATTACGGAAAAGAAAAAACTGGCCGCGCTTTTCCAGGACACAACCATCCCGCCGGTTTATTACGTCCTGTCAAGCGACCCGCAGACCCTTGCCCTGCCGCAATCGGTTGAAAAGGGGCAGGAAGAAGGTCTGTTCGCCTTTCCGCCCTTCAGGTATACGGTGGGGGTCAATAAAATAAAAAAATGGGCCGAGATCGACCCTGGGGTGAAAACCATGCTCGGGCCGGTGACCACCGGCGAGCAGTGGAAGTTTCTGACCTATGCCCATGAAACCAGGTTCGGGATCAACACCATTACCAAGGAGAAACAGGCCGGCGGCGGCAACGCCAGAATGGTGCTTGCCGATTTCAGCCGGCAACCCGAACCATGGAACCGGGGTGTCACTGTTTCGCTGGATAAGAAAAGCGGGGCCTTTTCCATTACCATGACCCCCTACGGCAACCTTGCGCCAGGCACCGAGATGGCGGTTTACGTGAACGGCGAGCGGGCCGGCGGGTTTGTCATCAAGCCTTCGGGTTTTTATTTTTCCATTGCCAATACCTATGTGAATCCCCTGGTGGTCGTGCTGGGCAGTTTTCTGATCGGCGTGCTTTTTGTTATCATGGGCGCGGCCGGCGGTCTCTTTACCGCTGCTTTTCAGATTACGATCCTCGGCACCATGGGCCCCCTGGGGGTGAACGCCGCCAATACCATCAAACCAACCAATCTTTTTCTCACCCTGTTGTCACCGGTCACCGGGCTGGGCAACTATTTTCGCGAAAAACGGTTTGCCTGGCCGCTCGGCCTCTTTTTTGCCGCCGGCATTGTGGTTGGCGCCTTCTGGCTGGGCCCGGAATATTCAGCCAAATACCTGCCCATGAAGGCCTACAAGTTCTATCTCGGTATTGTCTGTCTGATAATCGGCATCAAGCTGTTCTGGGAAAGCCTGCCCAGCGCCATTGCCAGGAAGAAACAAACAAAGGCGATTGTCGAACGTTTTAACCGGGCCATGAAAAAGGCCAGGCAAGAGGGCACCGCCATCCAGATCGGCAGGGTTGAGTTTGAAAAATTCAGCCTGACCCGGTTCGACATGAAGTTCTGGGGCGAGACCTTTGTGGCCCGGCCGTTGCTCATGCTGGTCAGCGGGGTGTTCATGGGAATGATCGCCTCCTCCTTCGGGGTGGGCGGCGGTTTCATGTTCATGCCGTTCATGGCCTCTGTTCTCGGCTATCCCATGTATCTGGCAGTACCCATCGCCCTGGCCGGCACCTTTGCCACCTCCCTGGGCGGGATCAGCAGGTACACGATGATGGGGTACTCGCCGGACTGGCTGATGGCCGCCTGTATTGCCGTGGGCGCCATCGGCGGCGGCATGGTGGGGCCGAAGATCCAGAAACGGCTGCCCGAGGTCTTTCTGAAGCGGATGCTGGCCCTGGCGTTGATCATAGTATTTATGAAATACACCGGAGCGCTGCCCTTTCTGCGCTGA
- the nifA gene encoding nif-specific transcriptional activator NifA: protein MIQHNSDKTPNIEAQEIQALYQIAQMIGSALDLDRALGEILGILHETLRMERATLVLMDEKDRRLVIRASYGLTAKERERGIYRVGEGIIGKIFQETYPCVVPDIAEEPLFLNRTGARARFSKGETSFIGVPVILLEEPVGVLTVDRLFGPEISFEEDIRFLTVVAMLIAQFLNLHNAIKKKEERLVAENLSLKEELKKRFGHHNIIGQSKPMQEVFRTIDKVAPSTASVLLLGESGTGKELVARAVHLASPRRDRPYIKVNCAALPENLLESELLGHEKGAFTGATGIKLGRFELADQGTLFLDEIGELPLELQAKLLRVLQEKQFERLGGTRTIRVDVRIIAATNLSLEQAVLQNTFRADLYYRLNVVPIILPPLRDRREDIPFLLEHFLQLSNRENKRRVALSREVLEFLRTYRWPGNVRELQNLIERLVIMADRNLVKMADLPSFMKAEPEERMVPLAPAPSLAQPAMGAQTQSLQALERQQVEAALNRHGWVQARAARELGLTQRQIGYRIKKFGLRSPFA from the coding sequence ATGATTCAGCACAACAGTGACAAGACACCGAACATCGAGGCCCAGGAAATCCAGGCCCTTTATCAGATTGCCCAGATGATCGGCTCGGCCCTGGACCTGGACCGGGCCCTGGGCGAGATCCTGGGCATCCTGCACGAGACCCTGCGGATGGAGCGGGCCACCCTGGTGCTGATGGATGAAAAAGACCGGCGGTTGGTGATCAGGGCCTCGTACGGGCTCACTGCCAAGGAGAGGGAACGGGGTATCTACCGGGTGGGCGAGGGGATCATCGGCAAGATATTCCAGGAGACATACCCCTGCGTGGTGCCGGATATTGCCGAAGAGCCGCTTTTTCTGAACCGGACCGGGGCCAGGGCCCGCTTTTCCAAGGGCGAAACCTCCTTTATCGGCGTTCCGGTCATCCTGCTTGAGGAGCCGGTGGGGGTTCTGACCGTGGACCGGCTCTTTGGCCCGGAGATCTCCTTTGAAGAGGACATCCGGTTCCTCACCGTGGTGGCCATGCTGATCGCCCAGTTTCTCAACCTGCACAATGCGATTAAAAAGAAAGAAGAACGGTTGGTGGCCGAGAACCTGTCACTCAAGGAGGAGTTGAAAAAGAGGTTCGGTCATCATAATATCATCGGCCAGAGCAAGCCGATGCAGGAGGTCTTCCGGACCATTGACAAGGTGGCCCCGAGCACGGCCAGCGTGTTGCTGCTGGGCGAATCAGGCACGGGCAAGGAACTGGTGGCCCGGGCCGTACACCTGGCCAGTCCCCGGCGGGATCGGCCCTACATCAAGGTCAACTGCGCGGCCCTGCCGGAGAACCTGCTTGAAAGTGAACTGCTCGGCCATGAAAAGGGGGCCTTTACCGGGGCCACTGGAATCAAGCTGGGCCGTTTTGAACTGGCCGACCAGGGTACCTTGTTCCTGGACGAGATCGGCGAGTTGCCGCTGGAGCTCCAGGCCAAGCTGCTCCGGGTTCTGCAGGAGAAGCAGTTCGAGCGGCTGGGCGGCACCCGGACCATCCGGGTGGATGTCCGGATCATTGCCGCCACCAACCTCAGCCTGGAACAGGCAGTGCTTCAAAACACCTTCCGGGCCGATCTCTATTACCGGCTCAACGTGGTGCCGATCATCCTGCCGCCCTTAAGGGACCGGCGCGAGGATATTCCCTTTCTGCTCGAACATTTTCTCCAGTTGAGCAACCGGGAGAATAAACGGAGGGTGGCCCTTTCCCGGGAGGTATTGGAGTTTCTCCGTACCTACCGCTGGCCCGGCAATGTCCGGGAACTGCAGAACCTGATCGAACGGCTGGTGATCATGGCGGACCGCAACCTGGTGAAAATGGCGGACCTGCCCTCATTCATGAAGGCGGAGCCGGAAGAGCGGATGGTGCCGCTGGCCCCGGCCCCATCCCTTGCCCAGCCGGCAATGGGCGCCCAGACCCAGTCCCTGCAGGCGCTGGAGAGGCAGCAGGTCGAGGCCGCGCTCAACCGCCATGGCTGGGTACAGGCCCGGGCGGCCCGGGAACTGGGACTGACCCAGCGCCAGATCGGTTACCGGATCAAGAAATTCGGTCTGCGGTCACCCTTTGCATGA
- the nifH gene encoding nitrogenase iron protein, with protein sequence MRKVAIYGKGGIGKSTTTQNTVAGLSQMGRKIMVVGCDPKADSTRLLLGGLAQKSVLDSLREEGEEVELENIRKKGYGDTWCVESGGPEPGVGCAGRGIITSINMLESLGAYAESEELDYAFYDVLGDVVCGGFAMPIRDGKAEEIYIVVSGEMMAMYAANNICKGITKFAQSGSVRLSGLICNSRAVDNEKEMIEELAKKLGTHMIYFIPRDNDVQRAEINRKTVIEWNPEVPQAEEYRGLARAIDGNERFVIPTPLEIKELEQLLMDFGLMN encoded by the coding sequence ATGAGAAAGGTAGCAATTTACGGAAAAGGCGGGATCGGCAAATCCACCACCACCCAGAACACGGTGGCCGGCTTGTCCCAGATGGGCCGGAAAATCATGGTGGTCGGCTGCGACCCCAAGGCTGACTCCACCCGGCTGCTCCTGGGCGGCCTGGCCCAGAAATCGGTCCTGGACTCCCTGCGCGAGGAAGGTGAAGAGGTGGAACTCGAAAATATCCGCAAAAAGGGTTACGGCGATACCTGGTGTGTTGAGTCCGGCGGCCCGGAGCCGGGAGTCGGCTGCGCCGGTCGCGGCATCATCACCTCCATCAACATGCTGGAATCCCTTGGCGCCTACGCCGAGAGCGAAGAACTGGACTACGCCTTCTACGATGTCCTGGGCGACGTGGTCTGCGGCGGTTTTGCCATGCCTATCCGTGACGGCAAGGCGGAAGAGATCTACATCGTTGTTTCCGGCGAAATGATGGCCATGTATGCGGCCAATAATATCTGCAAGGGGATCACCAAGTTCGCCCAGTCCGGCTCGGTGCGCCTTAGCGGTTTGATCTGTAACTCCCGGGCCGTGGACAATGAAAAAGAGATGATTGAGGAACTGGCCAAGAAACTGGGCACCCATATGATCTACTTTATTCCCAGGGACAACGATGTCCAGCGGGCCGAGATCAACCGGAAGACGGTCATCGAATGGAACCCGGAAGTTCCGCAGGCCGAGGAATACCGCGGCCTGGCCAGGGCCATTGACGGCAACGAAAGGTTCGTGATCCCCACCCCGCTGGAGATCAAGGAACTGGAGCAGCTGCTCATGGACTTCGGCCTGATGAACTAA
- a CDS encoding P-II family nitrogen regulator, which translates to MLIMIRAIVRPEKADNILAALMDAGFPAVTKYSVAGRGKQRGIKIGEVTYDEIPKTMLMSVVKAEDKDFVIETIMDTARSPGKGAFGDGKIFVSEVEESYTISSGIKENGGAPEEDAA; encoded by the coding sequence ATGCTGATCATGATTAGAGCAATTGTCAGGCCGGAAAAGGCGGATAATATCCTCGCGGCCCTGATGGACGCCGGTTTTCCCGCGGTAACCAAGTATTCGGTGGCCGGCCGCGGCAAGCAGCGCGGCATCAAAATCGGCGAGGTCACCTATGATGAAATCCCGAAAACCATGCTGATGAGCGTGGTCAAGGCCGAGGACAAGGATTTTGTCATCGAGACCATCATGGACACCGCCCGCTCGCCGGGCAAGGGCGCCTTTGGTGACGGCAAGATATTTGTCAGCGAGGTTGAGGAATCCTACACCATCAGTTCCGGCATCAAGGAGAACGGTGGCGCCCCTGAGGAGGATGCGGCATGA
- a CDS encoding P-II family nitrogen regulator, translating into MKEVIAVVRINMMNQTKQALTDSGVDAFFAHEAQGRGKGFVNPEVLEGATQGYEEAASLLGEKGKLYPKRLVTVVIKDNQVDEVVRAIIKTNKTGKPGDGKIFVLPVSDAVRIRTGETGVSSIV; encoded by the coding sequence ATGAAGGAAGTGATCGCGGTGGTGCGAATAAACATGATGAATCAGACCAAGCAGGCCCTGACCGACAGCGGTGTTGACGCCTTCTTTGCCCACGAGGCCCAGGGCCGCGGCAAGGGATTTGTCAACCCCGAGGTCCTTGAAGGCGCGACCCAGGGTTATGAGGAGGCCGCCTCCCTGCTCGGCGAAAAGGGCAAACTCTATCCCAAGCGCCTGGTCACGGTGGTAATCAAGGACAACCAGGTCGATGAGGTGGTCCGGGCGATTATCAAGACCAACAAAACCGGCAAGCCCGGGGACGGCAAGATCTTTGTCCTGCCGGTCTCCGATGCCGTCCGGATCCGGACCGGTGAAACGGGCGTCAGTTCCATTGTCTAA
- the nifD gene encoding nitrogenase molybdenum-iron protein alpha chain, with protein MATTAKKLVQWDPAEVKAELLKKYPPKVARKRAKQIMINEALENETPEITANVRATPGIITMRGCTYAGCKGVIMGPTRDIVNITHGPIGCGFYSWLTRRNQTAAGPDGENYMPYCFSTDMQDADIIFGGEKKLEKAIQEAYDLFHPKSIAVFATCPVGLIGDDIHTVTRRMKEKFGDCNVYAFSCEGYKGVSQSAGHHIANNQVFRHIVGENDAVKPGDYKINLLGEYNIGGDGFEIDRILKMCGITNIATFSGNSTYDQFASAHTADLNTVMCHRSINYVADMLETKYGIPWIKVNFIGAGATAKSLRKIAEYFGDQKLIDRVETVIAEEMPAVEEAAQEVRTRTEGKTAMMFVGGSRAHHYQELFNEMGMKTISAGYEFAHRDDYEGRQVIPDLKLDADSRNIEELVVEPDETRFKPRKTPEEIKALEKAGYRFKHYDGLNPDMDQGTLIIDDLNQYEAEKLVELMKPDIFCAGIKEKFSIQKLGVPMKQLHSYDSGGPYAGFKGAVNFYKEIDRLVNSRVWSYMKAPWQENPQLSAAYVWE; from the coding sequence ATGGCAACAACAGCGAAAAAGCTGGTGCAGTGGGACCCGGCCGAGGTCAAGGCGGAGTTACTGAAGAAATATCCACCCAAGGTCGCCCGCAAGCGCGCCAAGCAGATAATGATCAACGAGGCCCTGGAAAACGAGACCCCGGAAATCACCGCCAACGTGCGGGCCACCCCGGGGATCATCACCATGCGCGGCTGCACCTATGCCGGCTGCAAGGGCGTTATCATGGGTCCGACCCGCGACATCGTCAACATCACCCACGGCCCCATCGGCTGCGGCTTCTATTCCTGGCTGACCCGGCGCAACCAGACCGCTGCCGGGCCGGACGGCGAGAACTACATGCCCTACTGTTTTTCCACCGATATGCAGGACGCCGACATCATCTTCGGCGGTGAGAAGAAACTGGAAAAGGCGATCCAGGAGGCCTATGACCTGTTCCACCCCAAATCGATCGCCGTGTTCGCCACCTGTCCGGTGGGGCTGATCGGCGACGACATCCATACGGTGACCAGGCGGATGAAGGAAAAGTTCGGCGACTGCAACGTCTATGCCTTTTCCTGTGAGGGCTATAAGGGCGTCTCCCAGTCCGCCGGTCACCATATTGCCAACAACCAGGTGTTCCGCCACATTGTCGGTGAAAACGATGCGGTCAAGCCGGGAGACTATAAGATAAACCTGCTCGGCGAGTACAACATCGGCGGTGACGGATTCGAGATCGACCGCATCCTCAAGATGTGCGGGATCACCAACATTGCCACCTTTTCCGGCAACTCCACCTATGACCAGTTTGCCTCGGCCCATACCGCTGATCTGAACACGGTCATGTGCCACCGTTCGATCAACTACGTGGCCGACATGCTGGAGACCAAGTACGGGATCCCCTGGATCAAGGTCAACTTCATCGGCGCCGGGGCCACGGCCAAGTCGCTCCGCAAGATTGCCGAATACTTTGGCGACCAGAAGCTCATCGACCGGGTGGAAACGGTGATCGCCGAGGAGATGCCCGCGGTGGAGGAGGCGGCCCAAGAGGTCAGGACCCGCACCGAGGGCAAGACCGCGATGATGTTCGTGGGCGGCTCCCGGGCCCATCATTACCAGGAACTGTTCAACGAGATGGGGATGAAGACCATCTCGGCCGGCTATGAGTTCGCCCACCGGGACGACTACGAGGGCCGCCAGGTGATCCCCGACCTGAAGCTGGATGCGGACAGCCGCAACATCGAGGAACTGGTGGTCGAGCCCGACGAGACCCGGTTCAAACCGCGCAAGACCCCGGAGGAGATCAAGGCCCTGGAGAAAGCCGGGTACCGGTTCAAACATTACGACGGCCTGAATCCGGACATGGACCAGGGCACCCTGATCATTGACGACCTCAACCAGTACGAGGCCGAAAAGCTGGTGGAACTGATGAAGCCGGATATCTTCTGCGCCGGGATCAAGGAGAAGTTTTCCATCCAGAAGCTGGGCGTGCCGATGAAGCAGCTGCACAGCTATGACTCCGGCGGCCCCTATGCCGGGTTCAAGGGCGCGGTCAATTTCTACAAGGAAATCGACCGGCTGGTCAACTCCAGGGTCTGGAGCTACATGAAGGCCCCCTGGCAGGAGAATCCCCAGCTTTCAGCCGCTTATGTCTGGGAATGA
- a CDS encoding nitrogenase molybdenum-iron protein subunit beta gives MLLRHTPKEVTERSVLVINPAKTCQPIGAMYAALGIHGCLPHSHGAQGCCAYHRSTLTRHYKEPVPAGTSSFTEGASVFGGQANLLQAISNIFSVYEPEIIAVHTTCLSETIGDDLPQIRKKAIKEGKLPKGKYMISASTPSYVGSHVTGFSTMVKSMTGLAEPTGKKNGKVNIIPGWVEPADMEELKRLAALTGVKTILFPDTSGVLNGPLSGEYKMFPDGGTTIAELKSTADSIGTLALGEWCSAAAARELDSRHKVPCKVLDMPFGLKATDRFIDALRTVAGVPVPDEVSLERGQLVDMISDMHQYFYRKKVALVGDPDQLIAMTEFLVSIDMCPVHIVTGTPGKNFEKRIREITEEMPFEVNVKAKGDMFLLHQWIKNEPVDLIMGNTYCKHMARDEDIPLVRWGFPILDRQGHQYFPTVGYKGGLRLLEKILNALMDRMDRDAPEESFELVY, from the coding sequence ATGTTACTACGACATACACCAAAGGAAGTAACCGAGCGCAGCGTCCTGGTCATCAACCCGGCCAAGACCTGCCAGCCCATCGGGGCCATGTACGCGGCCCTGGGCATCCACGGCTGCCTGCCGCACAGCCACGGCGCCCAGGGGTGTTGCGCCTATCATCGCAGCACCTTGACCCGCCACTACAAGGAGCCGGTCCCGGCGGGCACCAGTTCGTTCACCGAGGGCGCGTCGGTGTTCGGCGGCCAGGCCAACTTGCTCCAGGCGATCAGCAATATTTTTTCCGTATATGAGCCTGAGATCATCGCCGTCCACACCACCTGTCTCTCCGAGACCATTGGCGATGATCTGCCCCAGATCAGAAAGAAGGCGATCAAGGAAGGCAAGCTGCCCAAGGGCAAGTACATGATCAGTGCCTCCACCCCGAGCTATGTCGGCTCGCACGTGACCGGTTTCTCCACCATGGTCAAGTCAATGACCGGGCTCGCCGAACCCACCGGCAAGAAGAACGGCAAGGTGAACATCATCCCCGGCTGGGTCGAACCGGCTGATATGGAAGAGCTCAAGCGGCTGGCCGCCCTGACCGGCGTCAAGACCATCCTCTTTCCAGACACCTCGGGCGTGCTGAACGGCCCCTTGTCCGGCGAGTACAAGATGTTCCCGGACGGCGGCACCACCATTGCCGAACTGAAATCCACTGCTGACTCAATCGGCACCCTGGCCCTGGGTGAGTGGTGCTCGGCTGCCGCGGCCCGCGAGCTGGACAGCAGACACAAGGTCCCCTGCAAGGTGCTCGACATGCCCTTCGGCCTCAAGGCCACCGACCGGTTCATCGATGCCCTGCGCACCGTGGCCGGGGTGCCGGTGCCTGACGAGGTGTCCCTTGAACGCGGCCAGCTGGTGGACATGATCTCGGACATGCACCAGTACTTTTATCGGAAAAAGGTGGCCCTGGTGGGTGATCCGGACCAGCTCATTGCCATGACCGAGTTCCTGGTGTCCATCGACATGTGCCCGGTGCACATTGTCACCGGCACCCCGGGTAAGAACTTCGAAAAACGGATCAGGGAGATCACCGAGGAGATGCCCTTTGAGGTCAACGTCAAGGCCAAGGGCGACATGTTCCTGCTCCACCAGTGGATCAAGAACGAGCCGGTGGACCTGATCATGGGCAACACCTACTGCAAGCATATGGCCCGTGACGAGGATATCCCGCTGGTCCGCTGGGGCTTCCCGATCCTGGACCGGCAGGGACATCAGTATTTCCCCACCGTGGGTTACAAGGGCGGGCTCAGACTGCTTGAAAAAATCCTCAACGCGCTCATGGACCGGATGGACCGTGACGCACCGGAGGAGAGCTTCGAACTGGTCTATTAA
- a CDS encoding (2Fe-2S) ferredoxin domain-containing protein, producing MATPERQILVCQSFRATGGDPKGLCHKQTDGFLPYIEEEILDRGLDCLLTATTCLKQCESGPIMVIQPENWWFKGVDSEEAIDAILDGLEDGEPAADYLIG from the coding sequence ATGGCCACCCCTGAACGACAGATACTTGTATGCCAGAGCTTTCGCGCCACCGGCGGCGATCCCAAGGGCCTTTGCCACAAACAGACCGACGGCTTCCTCCCGTACATTGAGGAAGAGATCCTTGATCGCGGCCTGGACTGCCTGCTCACCGCCACCACCTGTCTCAAGCAGTGTGAATCCGGGCCGATCATGGTGATCCAGCCCGAGAACTGGTGGTTCAAGGGCGTGGATAGTGAAGAGGCCATTGACGCTATCCTGGACGGCCTTGAGGATGGCGAGCCGGCCGCGGATTACCTGATCGGTTAA
- a CDS encoding Nif11-like leader peptide family natural product precursor, with the protein MSKKNVEEFLIAGGEDHKLRARYDVIKTREEFVALANTDDYDFTIEEFDDVLRESGDSFDLIGNPAKRQIWWV; encoded by the coding sequence ATGTCCAAGAAAAACGTGGAAGAATTTCTGATCGCTGGCGGTGAAGACCACAAGCTGCGGGCCAGGTATGACGTGATCAAGACCAGGGAGGAGTTCGTTGCCCTGGCCAACACCGATGATTACGACTTCACCATTGAAGAGTTTGACGATGTGCTCAGGGAGTCGGGCGATTCATTCGACCTGATCGGCAACCCGGCCAAACGCCAGATCTGGTGGGTTTGA
- a CDS encoding aminotransferase class I/II-fold pyridoxal phosphate-dependent enzyme — protein sequence MIMPALNPLVLSLKESATLAINLEALRLRNQGRRIFHFGFGQSPFPVPDTIQAALRDNVDKKDYLPTQGLPELLDAVAGFYNQQFGYDFKAGNICVGPGSKELIFQILYLMEGPLLVPAPSWVSYGPQAALRGKEIVPIITKRENSYRLQLDELDRTAHAMGQQQKLLILNNPNNPTGAVYTRDEIKELAAICRAYQIIVISDEIYAMIDFTDNAQASLAHYYPEGTIVTGGLSKSFAAGGYRLGVMLLPETLEIILNALKSVISETFSAVSAPIQYAALEAYANFAAVRPFIEKTNEIYGFVARYLHQRFVGMGLNCPRPEGSFYLFPDFENFKEQLNRREILTGMSLCKHLLEQFHVALLPGADFYLPATSFGVRVAAVDFDGQAVLDAWTGPLDMDEDKTRRLFPNLVDGCDSLEEFVRGLA from the coding sequence ATGATTATGCCTGCACTGAATCCCCTGGTCTTGAGCCTCAAGGAATCGGCAACCCTGGCCATCAACCTGGAGGCCCTGCGGTTGCGAAACCAGGGCCGGAGAATATTCCACTTTGGTTTCGGCCAGTCGCCCTTTCCGGTGCCTGATACCATTCAGGCGGCGCTGCGGGACAATGTTGACAAGAAAGACTACCTGCCCACCCAGGGGCTGCCGGAGCTGCTTGACGCGGTGGCCGGCTTTTATAACCAGCAGTTCGGCTATGATTTCAAGGCCGGCAACATCTGTGTCGGCCCGGGCAGCAAGGAGTTGATCTTCCAGATCCTGTACCTGATGGAGGGGCCGCTGCTGGTGCCGGCCCCGAGCTGGGTGAGCTACGGACCCCAGGCCGCCCTGCGCGGCAAGGAGATCGTGCCGATTATCACCAAACGGGAGAACAGTTACCGGTTGCAGCTGGATGAGCTGGACCGTACGGCGCACGCCATGGGACAGCAGCAGAAGCTGTTGATTTTGAACAACCCCAACAACCCCACCGGCGCGGTTTATACCCGGGACGAGATCAAGGAACTGGCAGCGATCTGCCGGGCTTATCAGATCATCGTCATCTCGGACGAGATCTACGCGATGATCGATTTCACTGACAATGCCCAGGCCAGTCTGGCCCATTACTACCCGGAAGGGACCATTGTTACCGGCGGACTGTCAAAATCCTTTGCCGCCGGCGGCTACCGGCTCGGGGTGATGCTGCTGCCCGAGACCCTGGAAATCATCCTGAATGCCCTGAAATCGGTGATCAGCGAGACCTTCAGCGCGGTCAGCGCCCCGATCCAGTATGCGGCCCTGGAGGCATACGCTAACTTTGCCGCGGTCCGCCCCTTTATTGAAAAAACAAACGAGATCTACGGGTTCGTGGCCCGATACCTGCACCAGCGGTTTGTCGGGATGGGGCTGAACTGCCCCAGGCCGGAGGGTTCTTTTTATCTGTTTCCTGATTTTGAGAACTTCAAGGAGCAGCTCAACCGCCGGGAAATCCTGACCGGCATGTCACTGTGCAAGCATCTGCTGGAACAGTTCCATGTGGCCCTGCTGCCGGGCGCGGACTTCTACCTGCCGGCCACCAGCTTCGGCGTCCGGGTGGCTGCGGTTGATTTTGACGGACAGGCGGTGCTCGACGCCTGGACAGGCCCGCTTGACATGGATGAAGACAAAACCCGCCGGCTGTTCCCCAACCTGGTGGACGGCTGCGACAGCCTGGAGGAGTTTGTCAGGGGACTGGCTTAA